In a single window of the Pyrococcus sp. NA2 genome:
- a CDS encoding antitoxin VapB family protein, with the protein MVKTITISDDVYNDLLRIKGKKSFSELLRELLREKKGNLVVLKHIYGILNEEEYRETRKRLKELEGEFEKSEQFLTQV; encoded by the coding sequence ATGGTTAAGACAATCACAATTTCTGATGATGTTTACAATGACCTCTTACGAATAAAGGGCAAGAAATCATTTAGTGAACTTCTTAGGGAACTCTTGAGGGAGAAAAAAGGGAATTTAGTGGTTCTTAAACACATTTACGGTATCTTAAATGAGGAAGAATATCGCGAAACCAGGAAAAGGCTAAAAGAGCTAGAAGGAGAGTTTGAGAAATCGGAGCAGTTCTTGACACAAGTGTGA